The Cognaticolwellia beringensis genome segment ATAAAGTGCGTCGCCGCCACCGGCTAGAATTCGTGCATACCAATATAAAGCGGCATCAGGGTTTGAGCCTCGAACTGATTTATGAAAGGCGCTGATCAGATCATAAAAAGCATCGCCACCTTTGTCGTAAAGCGCAATTTTATTACCCGCAACTTGAATTAGTTGTTCTTTACTAAGAACTTGTTGGTTATTTTCAATTTTGGTAATTTCTAAACAGTTTTCAAATAAGTTCAGTAACCTACGTGCATCACCATTGGCCAACGCAATCAGCTGCTTTTTTGTTTCTTCATCGATAATAACTTCGAGCTGAGAGTTTTTCGTTTGATAAGTTATCGCACGCGCAAGTACGTTACTTAGATTACTCTCACTGAGTTTCTTTAAAGTGTATACGCGAGCCCGCGATAATATCGCCTGATTAAGTTCAAATGCAGGGTTTTCTGTAGTGGCGCCAATAAAAATAATAGTACCGTCTTCAATATGCGGTAAAAATGCATCTTGCTGACTTTTGTTGAAACGGTGAACTTCATCAACAAAGAGCACGGTTCTGCGTTGTTGATGGATAGCCCGACTTTTTGCGTTTTCAATGGCTTGGCGTATATCTTTAATGCCAGAAGTTACAGCAGAAACCCGCTCAATATCGGCATTAGCATGATTTGCAATAATTTCGGCAATGGTGGTTTTTCCGGTACCAGGTGGCCCCCAAAATATAATGGAATGCACCTTACCTTGCTCAATTGCCAAAGGTAATGGCATACCTTTGGCTAAAATATGTTCTTGGCCTTCGTATTCAGCCAGTGATTTAGGTCTTAATTTTGCAGCTAACGGTTTAAAACGGTCATCTTCAGCGAACTCTAAATCAAGCGAGCCATTAGCGTTGGTCATCTAAATAAACACCTTCAGGAACAGTAAACTTAAATAAATCTGGCTTAGGTGCTTTATGTTGATGATTAAGCGTAATAACACTTAATTGACCCGTTGCATCAAGAATATTAAATGCGGAAAGTTCAAGATTATTAGCATTTTTAACAAAGCTCAGTTCTAAACTTTTAACCCGAGCATTGTCATTATTTGCGGTAACCAAATAACGATTATCGCTAAGTTGGCTTACGCTATAGTCTTGCCATAACTTCGGGTCATTGCTAGTGATTAATAAGATAGGCGTATTGGCTATCGCACTTTCTAAGGTATAAACACTTACCTGTTCAACAAAGGGGTCATAAAACCATAAATTTTTGCCATCTGACACGATCAGTGACTCATCAGGCATGATTGTTTGCCAATTGACTAAGTTGGGTTTGCTAACAGAGAGTAAACCACTACCTTGCTGTAACTCATTACCCGCTTCATCGAATATTTGTTGATTAAACTCCGCACTAAAAAACTCAATTTTTGCTAATTTTTCCATTAATGCATTTTTGCTGGTTTCGGCATTTTCTGTTGCTGAAATATTTTCGGTACTTTTAGCTATCATCTTTACTGCATTAACCGTTTTATTATCATTTACATCAGAATTTAACTCAGGTACGTCCATATGGTCATGACTTGAAGCTAAGCTAGTAGTGGATAATACGGCACTCAATAGCGTTGCAACTACAGCACTACCTTTGATCAATTTTTTCTTGTTTTGCATGATTAGTGCTCCTTAATTGGCGGTGGTGCTAATACTTCTCTTGCGCCATTATTGCCAGGTCTAGATACGACACCATTTGACTCCATTTGTTCAACAATACGCGCTGAACGGTTGTAACCAATTCTAAATTTACGTTGAATACTGGAAATTGAAACCCGGCGACTTTCGGTGATAAAGGCTAATGCTTCATCATAAAGCGTATCAATTTCTTCTTCGCTATCGGCGTCGGCTTGTTCACCTGGTAATAAAATATCTTGATCTGTATCACCTGAAAGAATTTCTTCTATGTAATTAGGCTCTGCTCTTGATTTCCAGTCATTCACTACCGCATGTACTTCGTGGTCATCAACAAAGGCTCCATGAACACGAATAGGTACCGCTTCACCTGGCGGTAAATAAAACATGTCACCCATACCAAGTAATTGATCAGCACCTTGTTGATCTAAGATGATACGAGATTCAATACGAGATTGTACCCTAAGCGCCATTCGTGTAGGAATATTGGCTTTAATTAAACCGGTAATAACATCGGCTGATGGACGTTGAGTCGCTAAAATCAAGTGAATACCAGCAGCACGCGCTTTTTGCGCTATTCGAGCGATAAGTTCTTCAACTTTTTTACCTACTATCATCATCATGTCGGCAAATTCGTCAACGATAATAACGATTGATGGTAATTTATCTAAGGTCGGTGGCGTTTGCGTAAAAGCATCGCTAGGCTGCCACAACGGGTCTATCATGGGCTCGCCTGCAGCAATGGCCTTGGCAACTTTGTCGTTATAGCCTTTAAGGTTTCTAACACCGAGTTTCGACATTAATTGATAACGTCTCTCCATTTCACCGACACACCAACGAAGCGCGTTAGCGGCTTCTTTCATGTCGGTGACGACTTCTGATAGTAAATGTGGAATACCATCATACACTGATAATTCAACTTGCTTAGGGTCGATCATTATCATTCGAACATCTTCAGGCGAAGACTTATATAAAATACTGACAATCATGGTATTAACCGCAACAGATTTACCTGAACCAGTAGTACCCGCGACTAATAAATGCGGCATTTTAGCGAGATCCGCAATCACCGGTTGACCTGAAATGTCACTACCGATAGCCATGGCTAAATTCGATTTTGAATTCGCAAATTTATCACAAGAGATCACATCAGCAAAAAATACGGTTTCACGATGTTTATTGGGTAATTCAATACCAATGACTGACTTACCTTCTATAACTTCGACAACACGTACACTTTTAGCAGAAAGTGAACGCGCTAAATCTTTCGATAAGTTAGTAATTTTACTGGCTTTAACACCGGGGGCTAAGTTGAGCTCGAAACGAGTTATTACTGGGCCTGGGAAGACCCCAACAACTTCGGCTTTGATACCAAACTCCATCAGTTTTGCTTCAACTAAACGAGAAACTAGGTCAAGTTGTTCTTGATCAATGGGGTTTTCAACTTTGTCTTTGCGATCCAACAAATCTAATGACGGCATATCGTTATAATTGGGTTCAGCGGGTTTGTCTTTTTCTAGTTGCTGATAAATTTTATCATGTAATGTTGATGGTTCGTCATCAACAATAATTTTTTCAACCGGTTCAAAGGCGGCGGCAATTTCGTCATCACTGACATGCTCTTGCACATTCATGGCAAGCGGTTCGCCCATTAACTCATCAATATCTACATAGGGTTCTTTTTCACGCGTGTTATAGGCGCTGTCATCATCACTTTTAGCAAAAATACTCTCATGCTCGGCTTCACTGATCGTTTCAAGCGCTTTTTTGACTTCGTCTGACTCTTTCTCAAAAGCGATGTAATGTTCAGTAACATTGTTATCACTTACGCTTGCAGAGGTTTTATGATCAATGTTTAAGTTTTTAGCAGCCGGTTCAGTCTGATTAGATGTTGACGTTTTTGACTCTTTATCGAGACTTGTACCTAAATGGTATTTGATCAGTGAAGGGATTGTTAAGCTGTATTCAATAGCGTGAATAGCGTACTCCCCTACTCTATCGATAGCATTAAGTAATGATATACCGGTTAATAAGACAAAACCTGAACCGCAAAATGTTACAAATAACAGCGTACTTCCAACGAATGAAAAATAAGGTAGCAGAGAATTACTTAAAACGTCACCTAGAATACCACCTGCTGAAAAGTAAAAAACATCATCAAAATTCATACTAGCAATCGACGTAATACCGATATAAAACAAAATAAAACCGATAAACTTTAAACCCAGCGTTAAATAATCTAAGCGGATTAATTGATGATATTTTTGAAATAATAACCAGCCGGTAATGGCAATAACAAAAGGAAGGCTATAGGCGATTAAACCAAATAAATTTAATAATAAGTCAGATAAATACGCGCCAACCGCACCACCTAAGTTACGTACAGGACTTTGATAACCGGTTTGTGACCAACCGGGATCGGCGGGGTCAAAACTGAATAAGGCTAGCATGATAAACATAGCAAAAACGCAAGACACTAAAAGTCCTGCTTCGAGAAGGCGCTGAACGCCATTTAACTTGGGAGATTGGGAAGACAAATGCACACTCTTATGAAAATTATCATTATAATACTGCTAAAATACCAAACATTAGCGACGAATAAAACGTAATAGCAAACATTTACCGTGAATAAAGGCTTTTAGCGCTTTATCGGCAAGTGATTTGAAGATTTTACCTCTTCCATCACCACATAAGTTCTACTTTCGCTAACAGCAGGCAACCTTAATAAAGTATTTCCCAATAATTCACGATAAGCGGTCATATCTGCTACACGCGTTTTAAGTAAAAAATCAAAATTACCTGATACTAAGTGACATTCTTGAATAACGTCTAATTCATGAACCGCCTTAGAAAAGTCGTCAAAAACGTCAGGGCTGGTTTTAGTTAGGGTTATTTCAACGATAACTAACAAAGCAGCGTCTAGTTTTTTTGGATTTAAAATGGCTTGATATCCGACAATAAATTTGTCGTTTTCTAACCGTTTTACTCTTTCTAAACACGGTGTCGCACTTAAACCCACTCTTTTTGAAAGTTCTATATTAGATAATCGGCCATTTTTTTGTAATTCAAATAATATGTTTTTATCAATACGATCTATTTTTTTCTCAACTGAAGAACTCATATATAATTAACTGATAAATTAACTGTTAACAGGATTATATCCTAACAAAATAAAAATAACGACAGGTTAATTCGAAACAAAGTGATTATACTAGTTTCATATTTTACAGCAGAGATAAAACTATGATTATTGGCGTACCTAAAGAAATAAAAAACCACGAATACCGTATTGGCTTAACTCCAGCAGGCGTTAAAGAATTAATTGTTAATGGCCATGACGTTATCGTTGAAAATAATGGTGGTGCAGAAATCGGTTTTGATAATGAACAATACATCACAGCCGGTGCTAAAATTATTAATACAGCAGCAGAAATATTTGCAAGCGCTGACATGATTATCAAAGTAAAAGAGCCGCAACCAAACGAATGTAAAATGCTTCGTCCTGGCCAAGTTCTTTTTACCTACTTACATTTAGCCCCAGATCCACAGCAAACAGAACTACTTATTGCTTCTGGCGCTACCTGTATTGCTTACGAAACAGTAACGCAAAATGGCGGTGGATTACCACTTTTAGCCCCGATGTCTGAAGTAGCTGGCCGTATGTCTATTCAAGCCGGTGCACATGCCTTAGAAAAAGCACAAGGTGGTTTAGGTGCCTTATTAGGTGGTGTCCCAGGTGTTGCTCCAGCTAAAGTATTAATTGTTGGTGGTGGTGTTGTTGGTACTCAAGCTGCTCGTATGGCGGTTGGTATGGGTGCTGATGTTACTATTTTAGATCGTTCTTTACCTCGCCTTCGCCAGTTAGATACAGAATTTGATGGCCGTTTAAAAACGGTTTACTCAACTGCAGATGCTATGGATCAACTTATTGTTGAAGCTGATTTAGTTATTGGTGCGGTATTAATTCCAGGTGCAGCTGCCCCTAAGTTAGTGACAGCACAACATATTAAGATGATGAAAAAAGGCGCTGTTATCGTTGATGTAGCCATTGACCAAGGCGGCTGTTTTGAAACTTCTAAAGCTACCACTCATCAAGATCCTACTTATGTAGTTGATGAAGTTGTACATTATTGTGTTGCTAATATGCCAGGTGGTGTTGCAAGAACATCGACTATGGCATTAACCAATGCGACTATGCCATTTACAGTGACTTTAGCAAACAAAGGCGCTAAGCAAGCGCTACTTGATGATGTGCACTTAATGGCCGGTTTAAATGTTTTAGGTGGAAAAGTTACTTATAAGCCAGTTGCTGATGTACTGGGTTATGAATATGTTGCACCAGAAGTAGCCATTGCAACGCTGTAATAGGTTATATAAAATGCTTAAAGCCGCTAATTAATAGCGGCTTTTTTGTTTTCTAAGTATTAACAACAAAGCAAACTTAAGGCCCGATACCACGTTGATCTGTAAAAATAGCCGTGCAGTTTTGTAAAATAAATGATTATTTATAATTATTTCTTTGTTGCTCTCTTGAGATAATCACTTAGAATCCCAACTATTAAGACATTAATATATTTTTTGGAGTAGTTCATGAGCGAAGCAAGACATTGCCCGTTACTCATTTTGGGTTCAGGCCCTGCAGGATATACCGCAGCAGTTTATGCCGCACGTGCGAATTTAAAACCTGTAATGATTACCGGTTTACAACAAGGTGGTCAATTAACTACCACCACTGAAGTAGAAAACTGGCCAGGTGATGCAGATGACTTAACCGGCCCGGCATTAATGGATCGCATGCAAAAGCACGCTGAAAAATTCGATACTGAAATTATTTTTGATCACATTAACGAAGTTGATTTTAGTGAGAAGCCATACAAACTCAAAGGCGATTCAGGTGTTTATACCTGTGACGCACTTATTATTTGTACTGGTGCGTCAGCGATGTACCTTGGTTTACCCTCTGAAGAAGCCTTTATGGGTAAAGGTGTTTCTGCTTGTGCAACATGCGATGGTTTTTTCTATAAAAATCAGAAAGTAGCAGTTGTTGGTGGCGGTAATACGGCTGTTGAAGAAGCTTTATACTTATCGAATATTGCCTCTGAAGTACATTTAATTCACCGTCGTGATACTTTTCGCTCAGAAAAGATTTTGACTAAGCGTTTAATGGATAAAGTGGCTAACGGTAATATCGTATTGCACCTAGATCGCACGTTAGACGAAGTGCTTGGTGATAACATGGGTGTCACCGGTGTTCGTATTAAAGACATGAATTCAGACGCGACAGAAGAGTTTGACGTTATGGGTGTGTTTATTGCTATCGGCCACAAACCAAACACCGATATTTTTAACGGTCAACTTGATATGAAAGATGGTTATATAACCATTCAAAGTGGCACTAACGGCAATGCAACACAAACCAGTGTTGAAGGCATTTATGCTGCCGGTGATGTTGCTGATCATATTTACCGTCAAGCCATTACTTCTGCTGGTGCCGGTTGTATGGCTGCACTAGATGCTGAGCGTTACTTAGACGCAAAAGGCAGTCACTAGTCAATGACTCGAGCTATTCCTTGGTTATCGTCGAATAGCTCGACTTTCCCCGCATTATCTACCGCTTTAGAAGAACCCAACGGCTTACTCGCTTTTGGCGATGACTTGACACCCCAGCGAATTATTCAAGCCTATCAACAAGGTATTTTCCCCTGGTTTAGTGATGGCGAGCCAGTGATGTGGTGGAGCCCAAATCCGCGTGGCATTATTAACATCTCTGAACTTAAGGTAAATAAAACGCTACAAAAAGTGCTCAATCGAGAAACGTTTACCGTCACACTCAATAAAAACTATAATCAAGTAATTGAATTGTGTGCTGATGCCCCCTTCCGCAAAGAGAACACTTGGATTGTTAATCCAATGATATCCGCTTATAAAACACTTCACAGTCAAGGCAGTTCGCACTCAATTGAAGTTTGGTATAATGAGCATTTAGTTGGTGGTTTGTACGGTGTGGCTGTGAATGGTTACTTCTCTGGTGAATCGATGTTTTATCGAAAGAGCAATGCCTCAAAAGTCGCCTTAGTGTATTTAGCTCAGTTACTAAAATCTATAAATATAGAATTTATAGATTGCCAAATGTTAAATCCTTTTTTAGCAGACATGGGCTGCATAGAAGTTTCTCGACAACAATTTATTACGCAGCAAATTGCAGCAAAAGCGATTATTCCCCCGGCAAATTTTTGGCAAGCTAGACCCCTAACCTTAGACTGATTAACGTTTTTGTTATTTACCGTATCGGCCTGCTTGGGACTTATCATGCCAAGCTTTTTTTGATTGCTTAATCATTATATTTTTAAGGTTATCCAAAAAACCACGGATAAGACATTTAACGACCTGCATACAAATTATAAGTATGAATAACCGCTGAAATTTGTTATAAATTTGTTATATAAAATATACCTGTAACATAACGAATTAAATAGCGGTGAATTAATTGAGAAACAAACGATGTTGGTTTTATTTAATGCTAGTTGTGCTTTATTCAAACTTTGCGTTTTCTTACAATACAACTGGCATTGAGCAAGAGCTAAGTCAGCAAATTTCCGTAAATCCTCAAGCCGTATTTTATAAAATTGAAGCGTTATTATCTGATCCTGAATTACCCCTTACATTAAAAACAAAATTGTTAGTTATTCAAGCTGAGGTTGCTTACATTATTGACCAACCTGAAAAAATTCTTGAATACTCCAAGTCAGCTTTGGCAACAGGTTTACTTAATGAACCCTGGCATACGAGAGTCCTTATTAGCCAATCAAGAGGTTATTTCCAACGGGGACAATTTA includes the following:
- a CDS encoding replication-associated recombination protein A, with the protein product MTNANGSLDLEFAEDDRFKPLAAKLRPKSLAEYEGQEHILAKGMPLPLAIEQGKVHSIIFWGPPGTGKTTIAEIIANHANADIERVSAVTSGIKDIRQAIENAKSRAIHQQRRTVLFVDEVHRFNKSQQDAFLPHIEDGTIIFIGATTENPAFELNQAILSRARVYTLKKLSESNLSNVLARAITYQTKNSQLEVIIDEETKKQLIALANGDARRLLNLFENCLEITKIENNQQVLSKEQLIQVAGNKIALYDKGGDAFYDLISAFHKSVRGSNPDAALYWYARILAGGGDALYVARRLLAIASEDIGNADPRAMQLAINAWDTFQRVGPSEGERAIAQATVYMALAPKSNAVYMAFSQAKALAASTSDLDVPLHLKNSTSSITKELGHGDEYRYAHDEVGGFAAGENYFPEEIAQTTLYQPTDRGLEKQLREKLNYLNQLNQQSDQRRYD
- the lrp gene encoding leucine-responsive transcriptional regulator Lrp, with translation MSSSVEKKIDRIDKNILFELQKNGRLSNIELSKRVGLSATPCLERVKRLENDKFIVGYQAILNPKKLDAALLVIVEITLTKTSPDVFDDFSKAVHELDVIQECHLVSGNFDFLLKTRVADMTAYRELLGNTLLRLPAVSESRTYVVMEEVKSSNHLPIKR
- the trxB gene encoding thioredoxin-disulfide reductase; this translates as MSEARHCPLLILGSGPAGYTAAVYAARANLKPVMITGLQQGGQLTTTTEVENWPGDADDLTGPALMDRMQKHAEKFDTEIIFDHINEVDFSEKPYKLKGDSGVYTCDALIICTGASAMYLGLPSEEAFMGKGVSACATCDGFFYKNQKVAVVGGGNTAVEEALYLSNIASEVHLIHRRDTFRSEKILTKRLMDKVANGNIVLHLDRTLDEVLGDNMGVTGVRIKDMNSDATEEFDVMGVFIAIGHKPNTDIFNGQLDMKDGYITIQSGTNGNATQTSVEGIYAAGDVADHIYRQAITSAGAGCMAALDAERYLDAKGSH
- a CDS encoding DNA translocase FtsK: MSSQSPKLNGVQRLLEAGLLVSCVFAMFIMLALFSFDPADPGWSQTGYQSPVRNLGGAVGAYLSDLLLNLFGLIAYSLPFVIAITGWLLFQKYHQLIRLDYLTLGLKFIGFILFYIGITSIASMNFDDVFYFSAGGILGDVLSNSLLPYFSFVGSTLLFVTFCGSGFVLLTGISLLNAIDRVGEYAIHAIEYSLTIPSLIKYHLGTSLDKESKTSTSNQTEPAAKNLNIDHKTSASVSDNNVTEHYIAFEKESDEVKKALETISEAEHESIFAKSDDDSAYNTREKEPYVDIDELMGEPLAMNVQEHVSDDEIAAAFEPVEKIIVDDEPSTLHDKIYQQLEKDKPAEPNYNDMPSLDLLDRKDKVENPIDQEQLDLVSRLVEAKLMEFGIKAEVVGVFPGPVITRFELNLAPGVKASKITNLSKDLARSLSAKSVRVVEVIEGKSVIGIELPNKHRETVFFADVISCDKFANSKSNLAMAIGSDISGQPVIADLAKMPHLLVAGTTGSGKSVAVNTMIVSILYKSSPEDVRMIMIDPKQVELSVYDGIPHLLSEVVTDMKEAANALRWCVGEMERRYQLMSKLGVRNLKGYNDKVAKAIAAGEPMIDPLWQPSDAFTQTPPTLDKLPSIVIIVDEFADMMMIVGKKVEELIARIAQKARAAGIHLILATQRPSADVITGLIKANIPTRMALRVQSRIESRIILDQQGADQLLGMGDMFYLPPGEAVPIRVHGAFVDDHEVHAVVNDWKSRAEPNYIEEILSGDTDQDILLPGEQADADSEEEIDTLYDEALAFITESRRVSISSIQRKFRIGYNRSARIVEQMESNGVVSRPGNNGAREVLAPPPIKEH
- the ald gene encoding alanine dehydrogenase; protein product: MIIGVPKEIKNHEYRIGLTPAGVKELIVNGHDVIVENNGGAEIGFDNEQYITAGAKIINTAAEIFASADMIIKVKEPQPNECKMLRPGQVLFTYLHLAPDPQQTELLIASGATCIAYETVTQNGGGLPLLAPMSEVAGRMSIQAGAHALEKAQGGLGALLGGVPGVAPAKVLIVGGGVVGTQAARMAVGMGADVTILDRSLPRLRQLDTEFDGRLKTVYSTADAMDQLIVEADLVIGAVLIPGAAAPKLVTAQHIKMMKKGAVIVDVAIDQGGCFETSKATTHQDPTYVVDEVVHYCVANMPGGVARTSTMALTNATMPFTVTLANKGAKQALLDDVHLMAGLNVLGGKVTYKPVADVLGYEYVAPEVAIATL
- the lolA gene encoding outer membrane lipoprotein chaperone LolA; amino-acid sequence: MQNKKKLIKGSAVVATLLSAVLSTTSLASSHDHMDVPELNSDVNDNKTVNAVKMIAKSTENISATENAETSKNALMEKLAKIEFFSAEFNQQIFDEAGNELQQGSGLLSVSKPNLVNWQTIMPDESLIVSDGKNLWFYDPFVEQVSVYTLESAIANTPILLITSNDPKLWQDYSVSQLSDNRYLVTANNDNARVKSLELSFVKNANNLELSAFNILDATGQLSVITLNHQHKAPKPDLFKFTVPEGVYLDDQR
- the aat gene encoding leucyl/phenylalanyl-tRNA--protein transferase is translated as MTRAIPWLSSNSSTFPALSTALEEPNGLLAFGDDLTPQRIIQAYQQGIFPWFSDGEPVMWWSPNPRGIINISELKVNKTLQKVLNRETFTVTLNKNYNQVIELCADAPFRKENTWIVNPMISAYKTLHSQGSSHSIEVWYNEHLVGGLYGVAVNGYFSGESMFYRKSNASKVALVYLAQLLKSINIEFIDCQMLNPFLADMGCIEVSRQQFITQQIAAKAIIPPANFWQARPLTLD